Below is a window of Polyangiaceae bacterium DNA.
TCGGAGTCGCGGGTGCTCGTCGCGGGTGACACGGATTTCGCGAACTCGCTGCGCTTCCCGCCCGGCCGGCACCCGGGGATTCTCGTGTTGCGCCTGCCCAACGCGTGGTCGCCGGAACAACGGGCAACGCGCCTCATCGAGGCACTCGACCGTGCTCTGCTGGATCGCCTCGCCGGCTGCATCGTCATCGTCGAGCCCGCTCGCGTGCGCATCCTGACGCCGCGCTGAGCTCACTCTGCCTACCCGCGCACGAGCGCCGACCCCCCGAGCTCACCCGCCAGCGCGATCAGGATCTCGCGCGGGTCGCTGGTCTTCAGGGTGGGCAGCGCGGCGAGCGGGGTCTTGGCCGGCAGCATGCCGCGGAGCGCGGCGACGGCGGCGCGGGTCTGGGCCTCGCGGGCCGCGTATTCGTCGCGGTAGGCCGTGATCGCCTCGCCGAGCTCGGGCACGTCGCGGCCTTCGAGCGCGCCGACCCACGCCGGCGCGGCGCCGACGGCGCGGTTCAGGAGCACCGCGGAGGCCGAGAGCGAGCGCTCGCGGAGCTCGCCCACCAGGTACTCGGCGTCGTCCAGGGAGCTGCCGCTCGGGCCGGTCACGATCACGTAGCGCGTGCTGGGCAGGGCGATGCGCCGCTCGACGTTCTTCACCAGGTGGAGCCACTTCTCGCGGACGGGGAGGAACTCGGCGAAGAGCGCGGCGATGTCGCGGACGGCGACGACGCCGACCAGGTTCGAGACCAGGTGGCCGACGCGCTTCTTGCCCCAGGCGAGCAGGCCGCGATCGTCGGGGCGCTCGTCCAGGGTCGAGCCGGCGAGCCTGGCCAGGCCCACCATCCACTCGAGCGTCTTGGCCTCCAGCATGCGGCCGAGGCGCCCGGGGTAGTCCAGGAACTCGAGGGCGTGGCGCGAGGGGGCGGTGTCCAGCACGACCTCGTCGTAGCGGCCGGACTCGAGCTCGTGATCGATGAAGGCGACGCTGATCAGCTCGTGGACCCCGGCGAGGGCGTTGGACAGCTCCTTGTACATCCCGTTCTCGAACACGCGGGCGCGGGCGGCCGGGTCATCGAACAGCCAGCTCACGAACAGATCGACCGACTTGTGCGCGTCGGGCATGCGCGCGCAGAGCTCGGTGCCGTCGATGCGGATGGGGCAGCTCTCGATGCCGATCTGCACGCCGAGCGCGTCCGCGAGGCGGCGCGCGGGATCGACGGTGACCACGAGGGTGCGGCGGCCCTGGCGGGCGAGGGCGAGGGCGAGCGCGGCCGAGGTCGTCGTCTTGCCGACGCCGCCGCCACCCACCACCACCGTCAGCGCCGCGCTCATACCTCAGTCCTCGGGCTCGAGCTCCTCGAGCAGAGATACGTCGACCAGATCCTTCTTGCGCCCGGCAGCACGCTTGTTCGCCAGGAGCTCGGCGCGCCCGATCACGTACAGGGTGATGCCGTGGAAGTCGACCTGTTCGCGGCCTTGCCAGGCCTGGTCGAAGCTGACCCCGTCGATCCCCGTGAGGATGTCGATCCGCCACGGCTTGACGCCGAGCATGAAGACGCGGTCGGGAACGGCCAGCTCGCCCTCGTCCGCGATGCTGCCGCCGAAGCCGAAGCGCTCGAGCGCGCGGAGCACGCGCTCGGCGTTCTCGGGAGTCGGCTCGACGAAGACGTCGAGGTCCTCAGTGAGCCTCGCCTCGACGTGGTAGGCGAGGGCGTGCGCGCCAATCAGAAGAAATTTTGTGTTCTCCGAGAGAAGCGCGGACAAGAACTCTTTCCAGTCGCGGGGGATCGTCGTCATAGCCGAAATAGAGCCGCCTCAGCTCCTCCATCGCTTCGAACCGGGCCTGGCAGCTGCTCCGCTGGGCATCTTCGAGATCCGCGCGATCGGCATCTGCCAGGCGGGCGATGCGCACTACCTTGTCCACGGACGGGAGCCTAACACGAGCCCGCGGTCACGAGACTGCGCCCAGTGCCGGTCACGAGACTGCGCCCAGGTGCCGCCCCAGCTCCCGCGGGGTCGGATCGCGGAACAGCTCGGGGACCTGCACGATCTTGCCGGCGCCGATGCCGTCCAGGGCGGTCAGGGCCAGGAGCGCGTCGGCGCCCAGCTCGGCGTCCTCCGTGAGGGCGTGCGCCAGGGGCGCGAAGGCCGGATCGCGGGTGGCCGCGTGCTTCGCGTGCTCGAGCTCCGCCGGCGTGGGCCTGCGGGGCACGCGGTTCAGGACCAGGAGATCCGGCGCGCGCCCGAGCTCGTGGCTCAGGCGGAACACCAGCTCGCGGGTCTCCGACGCCACGACCGGCTCCGCCGTCGAGACCACGACCAGCGCGCTCTGCTCCGCGGCGAGCACCTCTTGCTGGATGGTCCGGCACATCTTGGCGGCGGGCCCGACCTTGAGGAAGCGCTCGGCGGCGGCGGGCACGCGCAGCCAGTCCACCGCGTGGCCCGTGGCCGGCAGATCGACGAACAGGCGAGCGCTCGGCTGCTCCGCGTGGAGCTGGCGCACGCGGTCGAGCGCCACCAGCTCGCGCACGGCGGGCACGGCCTGCACGACCTTCTTCAGCGTGCGCTGCTTGACCATCAGCTTGCCGAGCAGCCGGCTGCCCAGCATGGACGCGATGGCGCCGGCGAGCGCGTCCATGTACTCGACCACTTCGGTCGTCACGCCGTCGGTCTCGGGGCGGAGCGCCCGCGTGGCGCCGGCTGCGCCCTCGAACTCGACCAGGATGGCGCGTCCGCCGCGATCGGCCTCGGCGCGCGCCAGTGCCGCGGCCACGCTGCTCTTGCCCACGCCGCCCTTGCCGGTGACGAAGACGACGGGTTGTCGAGGGAGCCGCACGGCGCTCCCTTAACACGAAGGCCGGTGCCGGCGTGCGCGGGCCAACAGGAGCGCGAGCGCGAGGGCGCCGAACCCGGAGCTCTCGCTCCGCGGCAGCGTGCAGCCGCAGCCGCCGTCGTCGTCCGACTCGCCTTTGGTCGCGCCACCCGAGCCCGCCGCGCCGGCCGTGCCGGCGGCGCCGCCGCCCGCCGCGCCGGCGCCGCCGCTGCCGCCGCTGCCGCCGCTCCCCGCGCTGCCGCCGGTCCCGCCGCTCGACCCGCCCTGGAGCGGGTGCGGATACGGCGGCTCCGTGTAGTGCTTCTGCCACTTGCCCGCGGCGTCGCAGGCGTAGAGCACCCTCTCCGCCGTGTGGAAGAAGCCGTCGTGGGGCTTGCAGCTCGCCGGCAGCGCCGTGCCGACGGGGACGTCGTCGAAGTAGTCGCGGCCCGGCTCGAGCTGCGACACGTCTTCCCCGAAGTCCACGTCACAGCCGTTGCAGCCGCTCGAGCCCTCGCCGCCCTTGCGCGTGTTGCCCCACTCGTACCAGGGCGCGCGCTGCATCTGGGTGCCGAAGCCGGGCTGCATGTAGCAGGGGTAGCCGTCCGCAGCCGGGCCGTCCAAGTAGCCGTTGCACGTCTCACTGCTCGGGCAGTCGCCGTCGGCCGCGCAGAGCTCGAGCTTCGAGACCGAGCAGGTCTTCCACTTGCAGGTCGTGCCGGCGCCGATCTCGTCCACGCAGTCCTGATCGCTCTTGCAGTTGTAGGGGAAGTTGCCGCTTTGCAGGCTCCAGTCCTTGCCGATGTTGGAGCACATTCGGTACTGAGAGCCGTCGCAGGGCTGCCAGTGCTCGTTGCCTCCGGCGTCGGTCGGCGTGCGGTAAATGGCCAGATCGATGTGTGCGGCGCCGATCCAGATGTCGCCGCCGATGGTCCAGTCGTTGTCGTACAGGATGCCGGTGCCGCCGCGGAAATGCGCCAGGCGGCCCCAGGTCTTCGAGCTCCAGGCGGGGGCGTCGTCGTCCAACACGAACGAGTTCGAGTAGGCGATGACGCTGAAGATGCTCGCGCCGAAGCCCGAGTCGAGGCCGTGGCTGCCGAGCATCTGATTTCTGATCTTGTTCTTGCGCACGACCATGCGGCCGCCGTTCTCTCCGTCGAACGGGCGCCCCTCCCACGAGCCCGTGAAGGCGATGTCCGAGTCCTCGACGTAGACCGCCGCGAGGCCGCCGAGATCGAGCGGGCGCTTCCAGGCGGGGAATCCTTCGTCGTCCACGGTGACGAACTCGCTGGGGGTCGAGCCGGTGACGGTGACGTGATCGATGAGCCCGAAGGTCTGGCCGTAGGTGCGGAACAGCCGCGTGAACACGCCGGTCGTCTCGAAGCGCAGGTGGTGGAAGCGCCACTGGTCGCCGCCGCCCACGCCGATGATCGAGTCGCAAGTTCCCGTGCAGGTGGCGTCCGAGAGCTGGAGTTGGGAGATGGTGAGCCTCGTGCCGGGCTTGCCCGCGACGTCGAAGGCCTGCTCGCTCACGCGGATGCGCGTCGTGTCCTGGCTCTGGCCGACGATGTCGAGGGGAGCCAGGGTGCCGTCGACCTGCACCGCCTTCGACCACTGGCACGGAGCACCCGCCGGGTCCGGGATCTTCACCGTGCCGCCGTTCTGCGCGAGCGCCGCGTCCACCGCGGCTTGCACGGCGGCCTGCTCGCAGCTGTCGGCCTGGTAGCAGTCCTGCCCGCAGCTCACCGTGGCCGCGGCGGGCCGGCAGACCAGCAGGGCAGCGATGGCCGGGGCGAGCGCTCGACTCGGGTTCATGGCCAGCCATGCTAACCGAGTCGAGCCCGCGCCGGGAGCGCTCACGCCCCGGTGATGCCCCAGCGCACGCGCACCTCGACCGCGACGCTGCCGGTGCCGCGCTCGATGGGCATCCGCGCCACGTCGGCGCTCTCCAGTGGCATGGTAGGGACGGACTGGCTCACCGCGACCTCCTCGACCGTGATGGGCCTGCCCAGGCGGATCCCGGACAGGCGCGCCAGCTCGTCCGCGCGGCGCCGTGCGTCGGCCACCGCGCGCTCGCGGGCGTCGTCGCGGAGCTTCGCCGGATCGTCGAAGCCGAAGCGAATCCCCTGGACGCGCGTCGCGTTGCCGCCCGCGCTGGTGGCCGCGTCGATCAGCTGACCCACCGAGTCCAGATTGCGCGCCTTGACCGTGACGCTGGTCGTCACCGTGTAGCCGGCGATCCGCTCGCGGCCCGCGACGTGGTCGTAGCGCGGCGAAATGCTGAGGCTCGAGGTCTGTAGATCCTTCGCGTCCACGCCGTTCTGCTTCAGCGCGCCGAGCACCCGCTCAGCCGCTTTGGCCGCGCCGCTCCGCGCGGCGGCCACGTTCGCGGCGTCCACCTCGACGCCGACGTCGAAGTACGCGACGTCCGGCGCGGCGCTGGCCTCGCCGCGACCGGTCACGCTGACCCCCGCCTGATCGGGTGCGGCGAGCACCACCTGCGGAGACTGCGCGGGGGCCTGGGGGGCGGCGGTCTGCGTGCAGCCGGAGAGCGCGGCCAGGGAGACGACGAGCGAGCAAGCGAGCAAGCATTTGTTCATCACGAGTTCCTCCAGTTGGAAAGCTGCTCGGTGAGACGCCCCTCGAGCGTGGAAGATCTGCGGCGCGAACGCGGGCGGAGCCGGCTCTCCCGAGTGCGCAGAGCTCCGCGAGGGCTGAACGCGCGGCGGCTCCGCGCGCTTACGCCGGGCTCTCAAAAAACTCCGCGGAGCGACCGGTGCTTCGACTATGCTGTCGCCCTTCGGAGGGAAACATCGAATGGTACGTTCGTCTCGAATGACTGTTGGGCTCGGAATGGCTGTGGTCGTGGTCGCGCTCCTCGCGTGCAAGAAGAAGGAGGAGTCGTCGACCTCCGGGTCCACCAGCTCGGCGGCGAGCGGGGATTCCATCGGTGTGCCCGAGTGCGACGAGTACCTGACCAAGTACGAGGCGTGCTTGAAGGAGAAGGTGCCCGCCGTCGCGCGCCCGGCCCTGGAGGACGCGATGAAGAAGACGCGGGAGACCTACAAGAACCTCGCCGCGAACCCCACCACCAAGGCCGGCCTGCCCGCCTCGTGCAAGCAGGCGCTGGATGCCACCAAGACCGCGATGAGCAGCTACGGCTGCACCTGGTGAGTCAAGAGCTGTCGAAGAAACGACAGCTCTTTCACTTTGTCAGTCGGGGAGGCACGCGCCTCCCCGCCCCAACGAAGTGAATTCGTTGGGGCCCCACCCCACGCGAGCCGGCTTCGCCGGCTTTCGCGCAGACCTTCAACGCTCCTGCGGGAGCCAGCGGTAGTTGCGCTCCGAGCCGGTCACCTTTCCGATCGGCTCGAAGCGCAGCGACGCGTCGCCGCCGAGGGCGGCGTGCAGGCCGGCGGTGACCAGGATCTCGCCGGCCTTGGCGGTGTCCTCGCCGAGCTTGGCCGCCGCGTTGACCTCCTGGCCCCACACGTCTTCGTCGCCGATGCGCAGCACGCGCCCGAAGCCGATGCCGACGCAGAGCAGGATCTGATCCTCGGGCTTGCGGCGCTGGTTCACCTGCGCGCAGGCGCGTTGCATCGCGAGCGCGCAGTCCAGGGCGCGGTGCGGGCTGCGGAACAGCAGCATCAGGCTGTCGCCCTCGGTCTTGAGCAAGAGACCGTCGTGGTCGGCGATGACCGGCGCGAGCAGCTCTTGGTGCTCCCAGATCACCTGGAGGAAGTGGAGGATGCCGAACTCCTCCACGTTGCGGGAGAAGCCGGCGAGATCCGTGAACATCACCGCCCACTCCTCGCCGAACAGATCCCAGATCCGCTCGTCGATGCGCTCGACGTCGGCGCCCGTTCGTGCGCGTTCGGCGATCAGCTTCCAGAGGCGGGTGGCGCTCCGGCCGAGGTCCTTCTGGTCCATCGACCCGAGGGTAATCCCGACACGGCGCGCCCGTCGACGCCGCCGGCGATCCGCGCTTACCTTGCGGTCATGTCGTTCTCGCGCATCGGGTCTCTCGGCCTCGTCCTCGCCGTGCTCGTGTCCTGCCTGCTGCCGCTCCGCGACGCGAGCGCTTGCGGGATGTTCGTGCCGAACCTCAAGGTCAAGGCGCCGCCGAGCATGGAAGAGGAGCGCACGCTCATCCTGTGGGACGCCTCGACGCGCCGGCAGCACTTCGTGCGCGAGGTGCGCTTCACCAACACCGGCGAGCTGCCCTTCGGCTTCATCGTCCCGACGCCTGCGCGCCCCGAGGTGAACGACGTGAAGAACCCGCCGTTCGACGCGCTCGAGGCGCGCTTTCCGCATACGCTGCTCGACACGCCTGCCGACGGCCTGGGCGCTCCGGGGAGCAAGGGCGGGGGTGAGGGTTTCGGGCGCGGCATCGCGGCGGGCGGGGCGCCGCCGGTTCAGGTGCTGGAGAAGAAGCGCATCGGCGACTTCCAGAGCTTCGTGCTCTCGGCGACGGACGCGAAGGCGCTGGGGGACTGGCTGAAGAAGAACCAGTTCAAGGCCAGCGCCGCCGGTCAGAAGTGGATCGAGCGCTACGTGAAGCTCGGCTTCTTCTTCGTGGCGCTGCGCTACGAGGGCAAGAAGCAGAAGGTGGACGAAGGTCGAGCGCTGGTCAGTCGGGCCGTGCGCTTCTCCTTCGACAGCCCCTTGCCGTATTACCCCTACGAAGAGCCCGAAGACGCGCCCGAGCAGCGCGGGCGCGAGCTCCAGGTCTGGCTGGTGACGCAGGGTTTCCACGTGCCGCTCGCGCCGGTGGCCGGGAACATCCGGCGGCCCTGGAGCGAGGGGGTGCGCTACGAAGGCGAGATCGCGAGCGCGCTGGGGGAGGAGCTCGGCGCGCTCGTGCCGGCGGGCGCTCGTCTCTCGACCTTCGGTGACTGGAAAGAGCACCGGCGCGGCTTCGGCGATCTGGTGCTGGTGCCCGCCGAGGCCGAAGGCTGCGACGCGGCGTGCGTCAGCGCCCGGCGTCCGTTGATGGCGCTCCTCGACCCGACGCTCGGCAGCGCCCCGAGCATGGACGCGGCGGCGCTGTTGGTGCCGCCCCCCGCGCCACGCGCGCCGCGGAAGAGCGCGCCTCGAAGCCAGACCCCCGCCATCGCCACGGGCTCGCCGTTCGGGAACAGCCTGACGCTCGGCTCCGGCATCGGCTGCGGTCTCGGCCGGGGCGGCGCGGATCCGGCGTTTCTGCTCGTCGCGCTCGCCGCCCTCGGCGTGGCGCGCCGTACGCGCCGGCGCTCGGTCACTCTGCTCGCCCTCGGCTCGAGCGTCGCCTTCGGCTTCGCCTGCGCGTCGCCGCCGCCCCCGCCGCCGCCCCCGCCGCCGCCCGCGACGGCCAGCGCGGTGGCCACCGGCAGCCCGAGCGTCGTCGCCGAGCCGGCGCCGGAGCTGGTGCTCCCGGGCAAGCTCGAAGAGTACGCGCTGCCGGCGGACGCGGCCGAGCGCCAGAAAGCGGTGATGCGCCTGCTCGCGGGTCACCACGACGACAAGCTGATCCCGGTCTGGTCCACTCCCGGCGAGCGCGGAATCGGCCACGCCCGGCACACGGCGTCGAACGCGCTCGGTGACCCCGGCGAGATCGAGCAACGCTGCGCCGCCGACCCGCGCGTGGAGGGTACGCTGAGCTACGTCGTGGACAGCGACGAGACCGGCGCGACGCGGGCCTTGGTCAAGGGCCCGCTGCCCGCGCCCGTCTTGGCCTGCGTGGAGTCGATGCTCGTGAGCGCGGGACCCCGCATCGGGCGCGGCGTCGATCGAGGTTTCCTGTCGCTCGGCGCGCTCGGCCCCGACGTCGTGTCGCTGCGCCACCGCATCAAGGATGCGAGGCTGGTCTCGGTCCGACCCCAGTCAGGTTTCAGCGTGAAGCGCGTGGCCTCGACGGTGACCGCGGGGTTGCCGCCTGCGGTGGTGGAGCGAGTCCTGCGCGCGAACTTCGGGCGCTTCCGCTTCTGCTACGAGCGCGACCAGCACCCCGCGCCGAAGGGCTCCGTGACCTTGAAGTTCGGCATCGGCGCGGGCGGCAACGTGACCAGCATGGCCGCCACCACCGCCGACGTCGCCAGCACCACCGGGATCTGCATCGGCAACGCGGTCCGCGGGATCGGGTTCCCGGCGCCGGAGGGCGGCAGGAGCGTCAGCGTCAGCTACACCATGGGCTTCGAGCGAGTGAAGTGAAGAGAGGCGAGGGGCGACCCCGGCCGTGATACTGTTCCAGTGTGGACGCGCTGGACGACGCGCTGCGCGTGATCGCGAGCCTGAACTCTGCGGGCGTCGACTACGTCGTCGTCGACGGCGTCGCCATGAACGTGCACGGACTGGTGCGCGCCACCGAAGATCTGGACGTCTTCATCCGACCCGACGGCGAGAACGTCGAGCGGCTCAAGCAGGCGCTGAGAGCGCTGTGGACCGACCCCAGCATCGACGAGATCACCGCCGCCGACCTGTGCGGTGAGTACCCCGTGGTCCGTTACGGTCCGCCCGAAGGGTCGCTGTACCTCGACATCATCGCGCGCCTCGGGGAGGTCACGAGCTTCGCGGATCTCGAGGCCGAGGAGCATCGGATCGAGACCGTGAGCGTCCGTGTCGCGACGCCACGCACGCTCTACCGGATGAAGAGAGGAACCGTCCGTCCCATCGACCACGCGGATGCCGCCGCGCTCCGCGCCGCGTTCGACCTCGAGGACGAGGAGAAGGAGCCATGCCGGTCTTCAAGTACCGCTCCGCCGAAGAAGTACCCCGCCCCGGGGTTGTCGACCGCGAGAACCTCGCGGCGCGGATCCGAGCTTTGTGGACGCGCTCGTTCCTCTTCGCGCGACCGACCTTTTCCCGCGGCGTGGAGCGCTTCCGCAGCATCGAAGACGCGAACGCCGCACGCACGCGGGCAACTGTGACGCGGGTGCGTCGCTTGCGCGCGGATGGATCCTGAGTCCGGGTCCGACCGCGCGCCTCGGCGGCGTCACAAGAGGCCCAAGACGTCCAGGTGTGCGCCCACGCTGGCCCGCGTCACCGCGGTCATGAAGCCAAAGTCGAGCAGGCTCGGCACGTCGTCGCCGGCGGAGCAGTGATACTGCGCGTAGCGGAAGTTGCTGGTGTCCGTGACCATCAGCGCCGGATAGCCCTGCTGCCAGAAGGCGGCGTGATCCGAGCGGCTCAGATCCGAGAGCAGCGGGCTCGCGGCCTGCGCCTGGGTCAGCATCAGGGTCACGGCAGGCGGCCCGGCGGCGGCGGCGCGCGCACCGAACGCCTTGGCCAGCGGCGCCGCGCTGTCGATGCTGACGATGGCGACGAAGTCGGCTCTGAGATCGTTGGCCTCGATCTTGGCGTATTCGTCGGCGAAGAGCAGGTCGAAGCCGGCGGGGACGGACTGCGTGTTGGGCGCGTCGCTCTTGTAGCCGATCATCTCGAGCGAGGTCATGCCGACGATGGTGTCGCCCTGGGACTTGGCGCGGGCGGCGTAGGCCTTGGCGCCGATCAGGCCGTCCTCCTCCTCGTCCCAGCAGGCGAGCACCAGCGTGCGGGCGAGCTTGGCCTTCTCGAGCACGCGTGCGGTCTCGAGCACGGCGGCCACTCCTGTCGCGTTGTCGTCGGCCCCCGGGCAGTCCGCGATGTGGTCGTAGTGCGCCGAGACGATGACCTGCTCGGCAGGCTGGCTCAGGCCGGCGCGTTTGCCGATCACGTTGACGCCGGTCGCGTACTTCTGGCGCTCGACCTCGAAGCCGTATTGCTCGAAACGACTCGCGCAGAGATCTTGCACCGCCTGCCAGTGACCGCTCTTCGGGGGACGCGGGGCGGCGATGAAGGTCACGTCCGCCTGCAGCCGGGATTGGTCCACGCAGGCCATCGCCGCGTCGGCGCTCGCGCCGCACGAAGAGCCGCCGGAGCCGCCGGAGCCGCCGGTGCCGGTCGCGCCCCCGCTGGCGGTGCTCTTGGCGCTCTCTTCGGAGCCGCAGGCCGCAGCGTTCGCGACGACGAGGCAGAAGAGCCAGCAGGTCAGGAGGCGCACGCGCATGAGGAAGAAGGTACCACGCCGCGCTCAGACCGCGTCGAGCGCTTGCGACAGATCCGCGATCAAGTCCTCCGGGTGCTCCACCCCGATGCTCAAGCGCACCATGTTCTCGCCGATGCCCATGCGAGCGCGCTCGTCGGGGGGGATGTCGGAGTGGGTCATGCTGGCGGGGTGCTCGGCCAGGGACTCGGTGCCGCCGAGGCTGACCGCCAGGCTGAAGAGCTGGAGCGCGTTCAAGAAGCGGAACGCCTCGGCCTCCCCACCGTACACGGAGAAGCTCACCATTCCGCCCGGCGCGACGCACTGGCGCTTGTAGATGGCGTGGTCCGGATCGTTTTCGCCCAGGTGGCCGAGGAAGTGGACCTTCTCGACCTTGGGGTGGTCGGCGAGGAAGTCCGCGACGTAGCGCGCGTTCTTCATCTGGCTGGTCATGCGGAGCTTCAGGGTCTCCAGGCTTCGCAGCAAGAGCCAGCCGGTCCAGGGCCCGCTCATCGTGCCGAGGAACGTGCGCATCGCGCGGACCTCTTGCATCAGCGTCTTTTCGCCCAGGCACACCCCGGCGATCACGTCGCTGTGACCGCCGATGTACTTGGTGGCCGAGTACAGCACCAGATCCGCGCCGTGCTTGAGCGGGTGCTGCCAGAGCGGTCCCAGGAACGTGTTGTCCACCGCGACCAAGACCCGCCGCGACTCGTTCGAGTGCGCCCGGGCGATGGCCGCGCAGGCGGCGATGTCCACCAGCGCGTTGGTGGGGTTCGCCGGCGTCTCGACGTAGATCATGCGCAACTTCTCGGCGCGGCCGCTGGCCGCGAGCTGGCTCTCGATCTCCTGCGTGGTGCAGCCGGCTCGGAAGCCCAGCGCCTGGATGCCGAACTTCGAGAGCACGTGCTTGAACAGGTAGTCCGTGCCCCCGTAGAGCGGCTCGCTGTGCAAGATCACGTCACCCGGGGCGAGGAGCGCGAACAGCGAGGTGCTGATGGCGGCCATCCCCGACTCGAAGACCGCCGCGCTCTCCGCGTCGTCCCAGAGCGTCAGGCGATCCTCCAGGATCTCCAGGTCCGGGTTGTTCAGCCGCGAGTAGATCAGGCCCAGGCTCTCGTTGCCCCGCGGCGCGCGCAGCCCGTACGCCAGCTCGAAGAAGCTCTTGCCCTCCTCCGCGCTCTTGAACACGAAAGTGCTGGTCTGGAAGATGGGACACTTGAGCGAGCCCTCGCTGAGCTTCGGATCGTAGCCGTAGCTCGACATCAGGCTCTCGGGGCGCAGCGCCTTGCCTTGGATGAACGCCTCGGGCTTCTTCGCGGAGGTCATGCCTCGACGCGTGCCACGGCGTCCGAGCGGGCGCCATGACGAGGGCGCGACGCTCCGCGCAGGACCTGCGGGCGGTCACTTCTTGCCGAGCTGGCGGGTGAGCGCGGCGACGTCGGTCAAGGACCAGACCTCCGCGATCTTGCCGCCCTCCAGCCGGTACACCGCGAAGTTGGCCGCCTTCACCGTGCGCCCCGTGGGCTTGATGCCGGCGAACTCCCCCTTGTGCGTCCCTTCGATGGTCACGCGGGCGGCGAGGCGGTCTTTGTCCTGCACGACCTCGTCCACCGTCAGCTTCACGTCGGGGAACGCGGCGATCAGGTTCTTCGCCAGATCTTTCAGGTAAGCGGTCCCTTCACCGCCCTCGGCGTCCGGCGCCACGCTGTGGATCTTCACGCTGGGCGAGAAGAACTGGTCGATCGCCTCCGGGTCGTGCTTGTTGTAGACGGCCTCGATGTACGCTCGGTAGTCGAAGCTCTGCGCCGATTTCTCTTCGGACGCCGACTGCCCGTCCGACACCTGCGGCAGCGGCTTGCACCCCCCGAGCAACGAGAGCGATAGGCCCACGAGCAGTCCGGCACGCGTCATCGTGGCCTCGACGCTCGCACGAACGCTGGGGCCACGGCAAGGTCGCGCCCTAGCGT
It encodes the following:
- a CDS encoding ester cyclase translates to MTRAGLLVGLSLSLLGGCKPLPQVSDGQSASEEKSAQSFDYRAYIEAVYNKHDPEAIDQFFSPSVKIHSVAPDAEGGEGTAYLKDLAKNLIAAFPDVKLTVDEVVQDKDRLAARVTIEGTHKGEFAGIKPTGRTVKAANFAVYRLEGGKIAEVWSLTDVAALTRQLGKK
- a CDS encoding cystathionine gamma-synthase family protein, with translation MTSAKKPEAFIQGKALRPESLMSSYGYDPKLSEGSLKCPIFQTSTFVFKSAEEGKSFFELAYGLRAPRGNESLGLIYSRLNNPDLEILEDRLTLWDDAESAAVFESGMAAISTSLFALLAPGDVILHSEPLYGGTDYLFKHVLSKFGIQALGFRAGCTTQEIESQLAASGRAEKLRMIYVETPANPTNALVDIAACAAIARAHSNESRRVLVAVDNTFLGPLWQHPLKHGADLVLYSATKYIGGHSDVIAGVCLGEKTLMQEVRAMRTFLGTMSGPWTGWLLLRSLETLKLRMTSQMKNARYVADFLADHPKVEKVHFLGHLGENDPDHAIYKRQCVAPGGMVSFSVYGGEAEAFRFLNALQLFSLAVSLGGTESLAEHPASMTHSDIPPDERARMGIGENMVRLSIGVEHPEDLIADLSQALDAV